In Ruminococcaceae bacterium BL-6, a genomic segment contains:
- the rplT gene encoding ribosomal protein L20 (Evidence 2a : Function from experimental evidences in other organisms; PubMedId : 12682299, 17289755, 21843271, 23611891; Product type s : structure), which yields MARIKGALMTRKRRKKVLKLAKGYWGAKSRHFKMAKQAVMKSGNYAFIGRKQRKRDFRRLWITRISAACRQNDINYSTFMNGLKKAGITLNRKMLSEIAISDEAAFTALVEKAKAAL from the coding sequence ATGGCTCGTATCAAGGGCGCGCTGATGACGCGCAAAAGAAGAAAAAAGGTTCTGAAGCTGGCAAAGGGCTACTGGGGAGCAAAGAGCAGACATTTTAAGATGGCCAAACAGGCCGTTATGAAATCCGGCAATTACGCGTTTATCGGGCGCAAGCAGAGAAAAAGGGATTTCCGTCGCCTGTGGATCACCCGCATTTCCGCGGCGTGCCGCCAGAACGACATCAACTATTCGACCTTTATGAACGGCCTGAAAAAAGCGGGGATCACCCTCAACCGTAAGATGCTGTCCGAAATTGCAATTTCCGACGAAGCCGCTTTCACGGCGCTTGTAGAAAAGGCG
- the rpmI gene encoding ribosomal protein L35 (Evidence 2a : Function from experimental evidences in other organisms; PubMedId : 8722036, 12682299, 17289755, 21843271, 23002217, 23611891, 24335279; Product type s : structure) — protein sequence MPKIKTHSGAKKRFKISKNGKIIRAHAYKSHILNKKTTKRKRGLRKTTVADVTNVGKIKRMIPYK from the coding sequence ATGCCTAAAATCAAGACTCATTCCGGCGCGAAAAAGCGCTTCAAAATTTCAAAGAACGGGAAGATCATCCGCGCCCATGCGTATAAATCCCATATCCTGAACAAAAAGACGACAAAGCGCAAAAGAGGATTGAGAAAGACCACAGTGGCCGATGTTACCAATGTGGGAAAGATCAAAAGAATGATTCCTTACAAATAA
- the infC gene encoding initiation factor IF-3 (Evidence 2a : Function from experimental evidences in other organisms; PubMedId : 12682299, 17289755, 21843271, 22720735; Product type f : factor): MFWRCLTISNKELQINEEIRDKEVRVIDQDGSQLGIMPTGRALERAAASNLDLVKIAPQAKPPVCKIIDYGKYRFEQAKRDKEAKKNQRVVDIKEIRLSLNIDIHDFNTKVGHATRFLNEGDKVKVSIRFRGREMGHPELGRTTMEKFAQALSEIANVEKPPKLEGRNMLMFLASKPVK; this comes from the coding sequence GTGTTTTGGAGGTGCTTAACCATTAGCAACAAGGAACTGCAGATCAACGAAGAGATTCGTGACAAAGAAGTGCGTGTCATCGATCAGGATGGCTCTCAGCTGGGCATCATGCCGACCGGCCGCGCCCTGGAACGGGCGGCGGCCAGCAATCTCGATCTGGTGAAGATCGCGCCCCAGGCGAAACCGCCGGTGTGCAAGATCATCGATTACGGCAAATACCGCTTTGAACAGGCGAAGCGCGACAAAGAGGCAAAAAAGAACCAGCGCGTGGTGGACATCAAAGAGATCAGGCTCTCTCTGAATATCGACATCCATGACTTCAATACCAAGGTCGGCCATGCCACCCGTTTTCTGAACGAGGGCGACAAGGTCAAGGTGTCCATCCGCTTCCGCGGCCGTGAAATGGGCCATCCGGAACTGGGGCGCACCACCATGGAAAAATTTGCACAGGCGCTCTCCGAGATTGCGAACGTCGAAAAACCGCCCAAGCTTGAGGGACGCAATATGCTGATGTTCCTTGCATCCAAACCCGTGAAGTAA